The nucleotide sequence AAAAAAATAACCAGGCTGCTGGCACCCGTGTTCGTAAAGGGATGCAGGATTTAAAGACGCTGGCGCAAAACATTCGCTCGGAAGTTCAGGACACCAAGAACAAAGCCGAGAAAGCGTAACTGACCTCTCTGGTCATAAATCTTAAACGCCCCCGTCCGGCAAGGCTGCTGACGGGGGCGTTTTTTGCTGTCTAGATCTTCTCCGGATGCATGAGGGTGGCGACGCCCCGCATGGTGACTTTGTTGGTTTGGGCATCGCGGATCTCGCCCGTAACGTCGGCCGTATGCTTGGCCGGGTTGGTGGACTTAACCGTAAACGTAGCCGTGTAGTCTGTATCGACGAACATGGGGCGTAGAAACTCCAGGGTCTGTCCAAGATATACGGAGCCGGAGCCCGGAAACTCGGTGCCGAGCACTTTTGTGAAAATGCTGGCCGCCAGCATGCCGTGGATAATCGGGCGTTTGAAAGGCGTTGAGGCCGCAAAATCAGCATCGAGATGCAGCGGGTTGGTGTCGCCGGTGATACGGGCAAAATCAACTACGTCGGCTTGCGAAAACCGGAAGGTATACCGATGGACGGCGTTCAGTGTAAATTCGGGTATCATACGGCAAAGCTACAAATCCCGCTGGCTATTTTCCGGTCTAAGTCTGGGCGTTTGCGCGTAGTTTTGTTGCCGACTTGGTTTGACTATGCTTAATAATCTGTTTTCGCTCGATGCGTCGTCCGGCAAACGCGTGTTTGGTCTGGATGTCATGCGGGCGGCCGCCATTCTCATCGTTGTCGACGCCCACGCGACGGTTGCGCTGAAGGAATATTATAGCGGAGCGTTCTGGCACCACCTGCTGCCCGATGGCGTAGAACTGTTTTTTGTGCTGAGCGGCTTTCTGATTGGTGGAATTCTGATCCGGTCGTATGAAAAGAGCGGCCGTTTCGACGGTGGCCTGCTGCTGAACTTCTGGACGCGCCGTTGGTTTCGTACCCTGCCAAACTACTATCTGGTCCTGACGGGTCTGATTGCTTTCGCCCTGTTGCGGGCCTGGCGCAGTGGCCTGCACCATACGTTGCCGGAGAAAGGGACGCTGATTCAATACTTTTTCTTTCTGCAGAACTTTGCTCACTACGTCCCCGATTTCTTTCCCGAAACCTGGAGTCTGGCCATTGAAGAGTGGTCATACATTACGCTGCCGCTGCTGTTATGGGTCATGCACAGCCTGCTATCGGCCCGCTGGCCGCACCAGCGGATTGTGCTCGCTACCATCCTGACAATTATTCTGGGAACGAACCTGTACCGCTTTATTACGGCCATTCAGATTCCTATTTCGGCGGGTGAACTGGGCTACCGGGGCATTGTTCTGACGCGGCTGGATGCGATTTCCTATGGCGTGCTGGCGGCATACGTAAAGCAATATTACCCGCGTGAGTGGGCCAGCGAACTGCTTCGCCGGCGGTTGCTCACGGCGGGTCTGCTGCTGACGCTTATCGCTGCGTTTTCGGCCTCGATTGTTATCCTGAAGTTCTACTACGAAGCAGGCGTTTATCCGGCCTACGTCTTTTATAAACGAACCTTTTACTTTCCGTTTATTGGCCTGAGTATGGCCCTGCTGCTGCCATACATGGACGGCTGGCGGACAGCAACGAGCGGCTGGAGCCAGTTCGGTATTGCTCGTGCCATTACGCACGTCAGCCTGATTTCGTATTCGATGTACCTGCTCAACCTGACGCCCATTATGATCAATGTGGTCGAGCGGATTCCTACGACCTCACTGCTGACGGGCTGGCTCAAGGTCGGCCTGTTCTGGGCATTGGTACTGGTGCTGTCAACGCTGCTGTTCAAGTTCTTCGAGAAACCCGTTACCGAACTCCGCGAGCGGCTATCGAACCGGGAGCCCAAGATTACAGAGCCCGCCCGAATCGAACGGGTGAGCGAATAAGCTGATACACTCGTTGTGATTAACTACTGTGATCGCTGACGATGACCCAGCGTTTTTTGATTTTACGCCAGAGCAGCGTAAAATGCCCGCCAGCGTCACCAATTTTGGGCCGGGTCAGGTGCCAGCGGCCAATTACGTAGGCGACATTGGGAGCGGGAAAGTCCAGGTGCAGAATATCGAACTTAAGCGTACCCATCGATGCCCGGTCGGGATAGCGTTTTTTATAATTGGCGAGTGTGGCCTGGTAGCCATAGGTAATCCCCGCTTTACCCACAAAGGTTAGCGAATCAGACGGCCAGTAGCCTTCCATAAACTTATCAACGCGGCCTTCGTTCCAATCGTTGGTCTGGCGTTGCAGTACCTGTAAGATAGTCCGGCGGTCCTGGTTCAGGGCT is from Spirosoma taeanense and encodes:
- a CDS encoding histone H1 — protein: MARFDEVKNLVMSLEGDFEKFYEKNNQAAGTRVRKGMQDLKTLAQNIRSEVQDTKNKAEKA
- a CDS encoding YybH family protein, whose product is MKQLYVLLLLNLLAFPAVSQPNTAALNQDRRTILQVLQRQTNDWNEGRVDKFMEGYWPSDSLTFVGKAGITYGYQATLANYKKRYPDRASMGTLKFDILHLDFPAPNVAYVIGRWHLTRPKIGDAGGHFTLLWRKIKKRWVIVSDHSS
- a CDS encoding acyltransferase family protein — protein: MLNNLFSLDASSGKRVFGLDVMRAAAILIVVDAHATVALKEYYSGAFWHHLLPDGVELFFVLSGFLIGGILIRSYEKSGRFDGGLLLNFWTRRWFRTLPNYYLVLTGLIAFALLRAWRSGLHHTLPEKGTLIQYFFFLQNFAHYVPDFFPETWSLAIEEWSYITLPLLLWVMHSLLSARWPHQRIVLATILTIILGTNLYRFITAIQIPISAGELGYRGIVLTRLDAISYGVLAAYVKQYYPREWASELLRRRLLTAGLLLTLIAAFSASIVILKFYYEAGVYPAYVFYKRTFYFPFIGLSMALLLPYMDGWRTATSGWSQFGIARAITHVSLISYSMYLLNLTPIMINVVERIPTTSLLTGWLKVGLFWALVLVLSTLLFKFFEKPVTELRERLSNREPKITEPARIERVSE
- a CDS encoding MaoC family dehydratase, coding for MIPEFTLNAVHRYTFRFSQADVVDFARITGDTNPLHLDADFAASTPFKRPIIHGMLAASIFTKVLGTEFPGSGSVYLGQTLEFLRPMFVDTDYTATFTVKSTNPAKHTADVTGEIRDAQTNKVTMRGVATLMHPEKI